A stretch of Channa argus isolate prfri chromosome 16, Channa argus male v1.0, whole genome shotgun sequence DNA encodes these proteins:
- the nipal3 gene encoding NIPA-like protein 3: MNISRADGGSYTDNLIGTLLAIFGNVLVSISLSLQKYSHVALLGAKDPRAFYHTKTWWCGFVLACLGEGANFVSYAFAPLAIVAPLNAVSILTSSILGLIFLREKFKPKEFAKRYGLSFLGCILTTAGTYIFVAFGPNSHENLKAENIVKHIVGWPVLLYLLLEIITFCSLLYFYKQRGANYLVIILLLVALLGSVTGISVKAVSGMLVLTAEGIMQLYYPIFSVMFVCMVASVVFQARFLSQACKLYDSSLIAGVNYILSTSSAVVAGAVFYFEFNNEDTLHICMFLLGSALCFLGVFLITKNRKKTKAFEPYVTMDMTNGIPTIHDKGLVVQPDFNGSFSYGALVNNDGVAPATLPVKLEQPPVHSRHTDATHSLPELKKD, translated from the exons ATGAACATCAGCAGAGCCGACGGAGGCTCTTACACG GATAACCTCATTGGGACTTTACTTGCCATTTTTGGAAATGTACTCGTAAGCATCTCCCTAAGTCTTCAG AAATACAGTCATGTGGCATTACTTGGGGCAAAAGACCCACGTGCCTTCTACCACACTAAAACCTGGTGGTGTGGTTTTGTGCTGGCCTGTCTTGGGGAAGGAGCAAACTTTGTCTCTTATGCTTTTGCCCCCCTTGCGATTGTAGCACCTCTAAACGCTGTGTCAATCCTGA cGAGTTCAATTTTGGGTCTTATTTTTCTACGTGAGAAATTTAAGCCAAAGGAATTTGCAA AGCGCTATGGGCTGTCCTTCCTGGGCTGTATTCTCACCACTGCAGGAACATACATCTTTGTAGCATTTGGACCAAACTCTCATGAAAATctcaaagcagaaaacattgtGAAGCACATTGTGGGATGGCCTGTTCTCCTGTATCTG CTCCTGGAGATCATCACATTCTGCTCGCTTTTATACTTCTATAAACAGCGCGGTGCTAACTACCTTGTTATTATTCTGCTGCTGGTTGCTCTCCTGG GCTCTGTGACAGGGATTTCAGTGAAGGCAGTGTCGGGCATGTTAGTTCTCACTGCTGAGGGCATCATGCAGCTCTACTATCCGATCTTCAgtgtcatgtttgtgtgcatggtgGCTTCAGTTGTTTTCCAAGCCAG ATTTCTCTCCCAAGCTTGTAAGCTGTATGACTCCTCTCTGATTGCCGGTGTCAACTACATACTGTCCACCTCCTCCGCTGTGGTAGCAG gagctgtgttttattttgagtttAACAATGAAGACACCCTTCAtatctgcatgtttttgttggg GTCTGCATTGTGTTTTCTGGGGGTCTTTCTCATCaccaaaaacaggaagaaaaccaAGGCCTTTGAGCCATATGTCACAATGGATATGACTAATG GCATCCCAACAATTCATGACAAGGGCCTTGTGGTTCAGCCGGATTTCAATGGGTCATTCTCCTATGGGGCTCTGGTCAACAACGATGGAGTGGCTCCTGCGACTCTACCCGTCAAATTGGAACAACCCCCAGTCCACTCTAGACACACTGATGCAACTCATAGCTTGCCTGAGCTAAAGAAAGATTAG